Proteins encoded by one window of Cupriavidus sp. EM10:
- a CDS encoding cysteine hydrolase family protein — MNATPAAKPFTLLDAAGASRQPSAWSDAVLVLVDHQREYVDGKLPLTGMPEAVAECAALLSLARQHGTPVIHVVHHGKPGGAFDPSGPFAAIIEGVKPVEGERTVVKSLPNSFAGTDLAEQLQSLGRKELIVGGFQTHMCISATVRSALDHGYRVTLVAAACATRDLPDPLGGEPLRAAELHRVTLAALNDRFATVVADASVWH, encoded by the coding sequence ATGAACGCTACGCCTGCCGCCAAGCCCTTCACCCTGCTCGATGCCGCGGGCGCCAGCCGCCAGCCTTCGGCGTGGTCGGATGCCGTGCTGGTGCTGGTCGACCACCAGCGCGAGTACGTCGACGGCAAGCTGCCGCTGACCGGCATGCCGGAGGCCGTGGCCGAGTGCGCGGCGCTGCTGTCGTTGGCGCGTCAGCACGGCACGCCGGTGATCCACGTGGTGCACCATGGCAAGCCCGGCGGCGCGTTCGATCCGTCCGGCCCGTTCGCGGCCATCATCGAAGGCGTGAAACCAGTGGAAGGCGAGCGGACGGTCGTCAAGAGCCTGCCCAATTCCTTCGCGGGCACCGATCTGGCGGAACAACTCCAGTCGCTGGGGCGAAAAGAGTTGATCGTGGGCGGTTTCCAGACCCATATGTGCATCAGCGCGACCGTACGGTCGGCGCTGGACCACGGCTATCGCGTCACGCTGGTCGCTGCCGCGTGTGCCACGCGCGACTTGCCGGATCCGCTGGGCGGCGAGCCACTGCGGGCCGCCGAATTGCACCGGGTCACGCTGGCCGCGCTGAACGACCGGTTCGCGACCGTCGTGGCTGATGCGTCGGTGTGGCATTGA